Proteins co-encoded in one Jeotgalibacillus malaysiensis genomic window:
- a CDS encoding cytochrome C551 has product MKKWWLGVALGSAVLLGACGGGEEEATDTGSSAGEMDPEEIYIGNCSGCHGDNLEGASGPNLQEVGSRLSQEEILSVIQNGQGGMPAGIIEGEEAEVVAEWLSEMQ; this is encoded by the coding sequence ATGAAAAAATGGTGGTTAGGTGTTGCACTGGGATCAGCAGTATTGCTTGGCGCATGTGGCGGCGGAGAAGAGGAAGCAACTGATACGGGTTCTTCAGCAGGTGAAATGGATCCTGAAGAGATCTATATTGGAAACTGCTCAGGCTGTCACGGTGACAACCTCGAGGGTGCCAGCGGTCCAAACCTTCAGGAAGTAGGATCAAGGCTGAGTCAGGAAGAAATTCTGAGTGTAATCCAAAACGGTCAGGGTGGTATGCCTGCTGGTATAATTGAAGGGGAAGAAGCCGAAGTCGTTGCAGAATGGCTATCAGAAATGCAATAA
- a CDS encoding cell division protein FtsX, translating to MKARTISRHFRESFKSLARNGWMTFASVSAVTVTLLLVGVFTALMLNMNKAADDIENDVEMNVYVELEADEQAVASLEQEIEQLSGVESIEYSTKEEELSGLIDSFGEEMALFEQNNPLRDKFVVKALDPRQTERLASQIGTLENTHSVEYGEGKIDRLFSILEVSRNVGAVLIFGLLFTAMFLISNTIKITIVARRTEIEIMKLVGASNWFVRIPFILEGIWLGIIGSTLPIAAVSFLYYNVYEYMQPRLEDSFIQILEFSPFIYQINALILLMGVVIGVWGSFMSVRKFLRV from the coding sequence ATGAAAGCTAGAACGATTTCAAGACACTTCAGAGAAAGCTTTAAGAGTCTTGCGAGAAACGGATGGATGACATTCGCATCCGTCAGTGCGGTAACAGTTACGCTATTACTTGTCGGTGTATTCACAGCACTTATGCTGAACATGAATAAAGCCGCAGATGATATAGAAAACGATGTTGAAATGAACGTCTACGTTGAACTTGAAGCAGACGAACAGGCAGTTGCATCGTTAGAGCAGGAAATAGAACAATTATCCGGTGTTGAATCGATCGAGTATTCAACTAAGGAAGAAGAACTATCCGGCCTGATTGACAGCTTCGGTGAGGAGATGGCGTTATTCGAACAGAACAACCCGCTCCGTGATAAATTTGTCGTTAAAGCTCTTGACCCGAGGCAGACTGAACGCCTTGCTTCCCAGATCGGCACATTAGAGAATACACACTCTGTCGAATACGGAGAAGGTAAAATTGATCGTCTGTTCAGCATTCTTGAAGTCAGCAGAAACGTCGGTGCCGTTTTGATCTTCGGTTTACTGTTTACCGCAATGTTCCTGATTTCAAACACAATTAAGATCACAATTGTTGCGAGAAGAACAGAAATTGAGATTATGAAGCTGGTTGGAGCCTCTAACTGGTTTGTCAGAATTCCATTCATCCTTGAAGGAATCTGGCTCGGAATTATCGGATCAACCCTTCCGATTGCAGCCGTTTCATTCCTGTATTACAACGTATATGAATATATGCAGCCACGGCTAGAAGATTCATTTATTCAGATCCTTGAATTTTCACCGTTTATATATCAGATTAACGCATTAATTCTTCTGATGGGCGTCGTAATTGGCGTATGGGGAAGCTTTATGTCCGTCAGAAAGTTCCTACGTGTATAA
- a CDS encoding hydrolase — MGIHHYFKSLSDMEKLYRCPGKFKYNEHTVAAHSFKVTKIAQFLGTVEEHHGKMVNWKNLYEKALNHDYPEIFTGDIKTPVKYASSELNRLFSEVEEEMAHRFVQAEFPEEYQSIYLARFKEGKDRSLEGNILSVADKIDLLYESFGEIQKGNPEPIFLEIYQEALSTILKFRDMTSVEFFLESVLPDMLAEKFIPHSELSKITENLIAASK; from the coding sequence ATGGGGATTCATCATTATTTCAAAAGTTTATCGGATATGGAAAAGCTTTATCGCTGTCCAGGCAAGTTTAAATATAATGAACATACAGTTGCCGCCCATTCATTTAAAGTAACAAAAATTGCTCAATTTCTCGGTACAGTTGAAGAGCACCACGGTAAAATGGTTAACTGGAAAAACCTATATGAGAAAGCCTTAAATCATGATTACCCTGAAATTTTTACAGGGGATATTAAAACACCGGTTAAATATGCGTCCTCTGAATTGAATCGCCTGTTCAGTGAGGTGGAAGAGGAAATGGCCCACCGCTTTGTCCAGGCCGAATTTCCTGAGGAGTACCAGTCGATTTATCTCGCCCGCTTCAAAGAAGGGAAGGACCGCTCGCTTGAAGGTAATATTTTATCAGTGGCGGATAAAATTGACCTACTCTATGAGTCATTTGGTGAGATTCAAAAAGGAAATCCGGAGCCGATTTTCCTTGAGATCTATCAGGAAGCGCTCTCGACGATCCTGAAGTTCAGAGATATGACCAGCGTGGAATTTTTCTTAGAAAGCGTCCTCCCTGATATGCTCGCTGAAAAGTTTATCCCACACTCAGAATTAAGCAAAATAACGGAAAATCTTATTGCAGCATCAAAATGA
- a CDS encoding peptide chain release factor 2: MVEPTFWDDQQKAQGIINEQNALKDVVNGYQNLVDTQENLEVTLELLKEEADEDMHAEMVAELETFRKTLDEFELQLLLSEPYDKNNAILELHPGAGGTESQDWGSMLLRMYQRWGEKRGYKVETLDYLPGDEAGIKSVTLLFKGHNAYGYLKAEKGVHRLVRISPFDSSGRRHTSFVSCDIMPEFNDEIEIEIRTEDLKIDTYRASGAGGQHINTTDSAVRITHIPTGSVVSCQSERSQIKNRESAMKMLKSKLYQLKIEEQEQKLADIRGEQKEIGWGSQIRSYVFHPYSMVKDHRTSTESGNVQGVMDGDLDPFINAYLRSKINN; the protein is encoded by the coding sequence ATGGTAGAACCAACTTTCTGGGACGACCAGCAAAAAGCACAAGGCATCATTAACGAGCAAAACGCACTGAAAGATGTCGTAAACGGCTATCAAAACCTGGTTGATACACAGGAAAACCTTGAAGTCACACTCGAGCTTTTAAAAGAAGAAGCAGATGAAGACATGCACGCTGAAATGGTCGCTGAACTTGAAACTTTCCGAAAAACTTTGGATGAGTTTGAACTTCAACTGCTGTTAAGCGAGCCGTACGATAAAAACAACGCTATTCTTGAATTACACCCGGGTGCAGGTGGTACAGAGTCTCAGGACTGGGGCTCAATGCTGCTCCGTATGTATCAGCGCTGGGGTGAAAAGCGCGGCTATAAAGTGGAAACACTTGATTACCTACCTGGAGATGAAGCGGGAATCAAGTCTGTAACACTTCTATTTAAAGGCCACAACGCATATGGCTATTTGAAAGCAGAAAAAGGCGTTCACCGCCTAGTCCGTATTTCACCATTTGACTCATCAGGCCGCCGTCACACGTCATTTGTATCTTGTGACATCATGCCTGAATTCAATGATGAAATTGAAATTGAGATCAGAACGGAAGACCTGAAAATTGATACGTACCGTGCAAGCGGCGCCGGCGGTCAGCACATTAACACAACTGACTCAGCCGTACGTATTACGCACATTCCAACCGGCTCAGTCGTATCATGCCAGTCTGAACGTTCACAGATCAAAAACCGTGAATCAGCAATGAAAATGCTGAAATCTAAGCTGTATCAGCTGAAGATTGAAGAGCAGGAGCAAAAGCTTGCTGATATCCGCGGTGAACAAAAGGAAATCGGCTGGGGAAGCCAGATCCGCTCATACGTCTTCCACCCTTATTCAATGGTAAAAGATCATCGTACGAGTACAGAATCAGGTAACGTGCAGGGTGTAATGGATGGCGACTTGGATCCATTCATTAATGCGTATTTGCGTTCTAAGATCAATAACTAA
- a CDS encoding membrane protein, translated as MSKQNRRGQSEPKRWHGAIDYFYVIIGALFVAISFNVFLLPNAVASGGTSGISTILNGLFEWRPAIVQYSFNIPLFIAGVILLGKNFGLKSFVGTLALPGWVFLTENWAPWTEDPLLGALFGGIGVGIGLGIVFRGKASTGGTDLAAQIIHKYSGLGLGTSIAIIDGLIVLSSAVVFSIELGLYALIALYVTSKTIDLVQVGWQRSKMVHIITNRQEEISQAIFDEVDRGVTKLSAYGGYTDHERPILMCVIDQTEFTKLKNVVKKIDPKAFVIVNDASEVLGEGFKRE; from the coding sequence ATGAGTAAGCAAAATCGCCGTGGTCAGAGTGAGCCGAAACGCTGGCATGGCGCAATTGACTATTTTTATGTGATTATCGGGGCATTATTTGTCGCGATTTCTTTTAATGTATTCCTCCTTCCGAATGCGGTAGCTTCAGGTGGTACGAGCGGGATCAGTACGATTTTAAATGGGTTATTTGAATGGCGTCCTGCGATCGTGCAGTACTCTTTTAACATCCCGTTATTTATAGCAGGTGTCATTCTGCTTGGTAAAAACTTTGGGCTGAAGTCGTTTGTTGGAACACTTGCGCTTCCAGGATGGGTATTTTTAACGGAGAATTGGGCACCATGGACAGAAGACCCGCTTCTTGGCGCATTATTTGGTGGAATTGGTGTTGGAATTGGTTTAGGAATTGTTTTTAGAGGTAAAGCATCTACAGGCGGTACAGATTTGGCTGCGCAGATTATACATAAGTACAGCGGCCTGGGTCTTGGTACAAGTATCGCAATTATTGACGGGTTAATCGTTCTCAGTTCGGCAGTTGTGTTCAGTATTGAGCTCGGGTTGTATGCACTGATTGCACTTTACGTAACAAGTAAGACGATCGATCTTGTGCAGGTCGGATGGCAACGCTCGAAAATGGTTCACATTATCACGAACCGTCAGGAAGAAATTAGCCAGGCGATTTTTGATGAAGTCGACAGAGGTGTGACAAAGCTGTCAGCGTATGGCGGATACACAGATCATGAACGACCTATTTTGATGTGTGTCATTGATCAGACTGAATTTACAAAATTGAAAAATGTAGTAAAAAAGATCGATCCAAAGGCTTTTGTAATCGTTAATGATGCATCAGAAGTGCTGGGCGAAGGGTTCAAACGGGAGTAA
- a CDS encoding excinuclease ABC subunit A, protein MGKDQIIIQGARAHNLKNVDIKIPRDKLVVMTGLSGSGKSSLAFDTIYAEGQRRYVESLSAYARQFLGQMDKPDVDTIEGLSPAISIDQKTTSRNPRSTVGTVTEIYDYLRLLFARVGRPVCPDHGIEITSQTVEQMVDRIYEYPERTKLQVLSPLVSGRKGTHAKILEDVKKQGYVRVRVNGEMMDIGDEIELDKNKKHSIEVIIDRIVVKEGAEARLADSLEAALKLGDGNVIVDVIGEEEIKFNEHHACPICGFSIEELEPRMFSFNSPFGACPECDGLGTKLEVDLELVIPDWSRTLNEHAIAPWEPTSSQYYPSMLKAVCDHYDIDMDIPVKDIPKKKMDKILKGSGRDKIYFRYENDFGQVRENKINFEGVLKNVERRFRETSSDYIREQMQKYMAQHHCPTCEGHRLKRESLAVKVQDLHIGHVTSFSIEEAKEFFNHVDLTEKEMQIARLILREINERLTFLVNVGLDYLTLSRAAGTLSGGEAQRIRLATQIGSQLTGVLYILDEPSIGLHQRDNDRLIDTLKNMRDIGNTLIVVEHDEDTMLAADYLIDVGPGAGVHGGEIVAAGTPKQVMKSTKSLTGQYLSGKKFIPLPAERRKPDKKRQLEIKGAKANNLKDVNVKIPLGVFTSVTGVSGSGKSTLINSILHKSLAQKLHRSKVKPGEHKEIKGIDHLEKVIDIDQSPIGRTPRSNPATYTGVFDNIRDVFATTNEAKVRGYKKGRFSFNVKGGRCEACRGDGIIKIEMHFLPDVYVPCEVCHGKRYNRETLEVKYKGKNIADVLEMTVEDGLSFFENIPKISRKLQTIVDVGLGYITLGQPATTLSGGEAQRVKLASELHRRSNGKSMYILDEPTTGLHVDDISRLLNVLQRLVDNGDTVLIIEHNLDIIKASDYIIDLGPEGGDRGGTILACGTPEDIAEVQESYTGSYLKPVLERDRSRMEERMAERTGEKVNV, encoded by the coding sequence ATGGGTAAAGATCAGATAATTATACAGGGCGCCCGCGCTCATAACTTAAAGAATGTTGATATAAAAATTCCGCGTGACAAACTCGTTGTGATGACAGGCCTTTCAGGATCAGGTAAATCATCGCTCGCGTTTGACACGATTTATGCGGAAGGGCAGAGACGATACGTTGAATCGCTCTCTGCTTATGCAAGACAATTCCTCGGTCAAATGGATAAGCCTGATGTTGATACAATTGAAGGGTTGTCACCAGCCATTTCGATTGATCAGAAAACAACCAGCAGAAACCCGCGTTCAACAGTCGGAACGGTTACTGAAATTTATGACTATCTCCGACTGTTATTTGCGCGTGTCGGCAGGCCGGTTTGTCCTGATCACGGAATTGAAATTACATCTCAGACAGTTGAACAGATGGTCGACCGCATTTATGAATACCCTGAACGCACTAAGCTTCAAGTGTTATCACCGCTTGTCTCAGGTCGTAAAGGTACTCATGCGAAAATTCTTGAAGATGTGAAGAAGCAGGGGTATGTCCGCGTTCGTGTAAACGGTGAAATGATGGATATCGGTGATGAAATTGAACTTGATAAAAACAAAAAGCATTCAATTGAAGTCATTATTGACCGGATTGTTGTAAAAGAAGGTGCTGAAGCACGTCTTGCAGATTCACTGGAAGCTGCGCTGAAGCTGGGCGATGGCAATGTCATTGTCGACGTTATTGGTGAAGAGGAAATCAAATTTAACGAACATCATGCCTGCCCAATTTGCGGCTTTTCAATTGAAGAGCTTGAGCCGCGCATGTTTTCATTTAACTCGCCTTTTGGTGCATGCCCTGAATGTGATGGGCTTGGCACGAAGCTTGAGGTGGATCTTGAACTGGTGATTCCGGACTGGAGCCGCACGCTGAACGAGCATGCGATCGCACCATGGGAACCGACCAGCTCCCAGTACTACCCGTCTATGCTAAAAGCGGTGTGCGACCATTATGATATTGATATGGATATTCCCGTGAAGGATATTCCTAAGAAAAAGATGGATAAAATTCTAAAAGGATCCGGCCGTGACAAAATCTATTTCCGCTATGAAAATGATTTTGGACAGGTCCGTGAAAATAAGATCAATTTTGAAGGTGTGCTGAAAAACGTTGAAAGACGCTTTCGTGAAACGAGCTCGGATTATATCCGTGAGCAGATGCAGAAATATATGGCGCAGCACCACTGTCCGACATGTGAAGGTCACCGTCTGAAGCGTGAGAGCCTTGCTGTAAAAGTACAGGATCTTCATATTGGACACGTTACTTCATTTTCAATTGAAGAAGCGAAGGAATTTTTTAATCATGTTGACCTGACTGAAAAAGAAATGCAGATCGCAAGACTGATTTTAAGAGAAATTAATGAGCGTTTGACGTTCCTTGTAAATGTTGGTCTAGATTATTTAACTTTAAGTCGTGCAGCCGGCACACTCTCTGGCGGGGAAGCACAGCGGATCAGACTCGCAACTCAGATCGGTTCACAGTTGACAGGTGTTCTCTATATTCTGGATGAACCTTCAATCGGCTTACACCAGCGCGATAATGACCGTCTGATAGATACACTAAAAAATATGCGTGATATCGGAAATACGCTGATCGTTGTTGAACACGATGAAGATACGATGCTTGCTGCTGATTATCTGATCGATGTTGGGCCTGGAGCGGGTGTACACGGCGGTGAAATTGTTGCTGCCGGCACGCCGAAGCAGGTGATGAAAAGTACGAAATCACTGACAGGACAGTATCTCTCAGGAAAGAAATTTATCCCTCTTCCTGCTGAACGCAGAAAGCCTGATAAAAAGAGACAGCTTGAAATAAAAGGTGCGAAAGCCAATAACCTGAAGGATGTCAACGTGAAGATCCCACTCGGTGTCTTTACATCAGTAACAGGTGTATCAGGTTCAGGGAAAAGTACATTGATCAACAGCATTTTACACAAATCTCTTGCTCAAAAGCTTCACCGTTCGAAGGTAAAGCCAGGAGAGCATAAAGAGATTAAAGGAATCGATCATCTTGAAAAAGTAATTGATATCGACCAGTCACCAATCGGCAGAACGCCGCGTTCAAACCCTGCAACTTACACAGGTGTATTTGATAATATCCGTGATGTATTCGCGACCACAAATGAAGCAAAAGTGCGCGGCTATAAAAAAGGCCGCTTCAGCTTTAACGTAAAAGGTGGACGCTGTGAAGCCTGCCGCGGGGACGGAATTATTAAAATCGAAATGCACTTCCTGCCGGATGTCTACGTACCGTGTGAAGTCTGTCACGGGAAGCGCTATAATCGCGAAACGCTTGAAGTGAAATATAAAGGTAAAAATATTGCTGACGTACTTGAAATGACAGTAGAAGATGGTCTTTCATTCTTTGAAAACATTCCTAAGATCAGCCGTAAGCTGCAGACAATTGTTGACGTTGGACTTGGTTATATTACACTCGGACAACCTGCCACAACGCTTTCCGGTGGTGAAGCCCAGCGTGTGAAGCTTGCTTCAGAACTTCACAGACGTTCAAATGGAAAGTCTATGTATATTCTTGACGAGCCGACAACAGGTCTTCATGTAGATGATATTTCAAGACTGCTAAATGTATTGCAGCGCTTAGTAGACAACGGTGACACAGTGCTGATTATCGAGCACAACCTCGATATTATCAAAGCATCTGATTACATCATTGACCTTGGTCCTGAAGGCGGTGACCGCGGAGGAACGATTCTTGCATGCGGCACACCTGAAGATATTGCTGAGGTGCAGGAATCTTATACAGGCAGCTATCTGAAGCCGGTTCTTGAGCGTGATCGCAGCCGGATGGAAGAAAGAATGGCTGAGCGTACTGGAGAGAAGGTAAACGTCTAA
- a CDS encoding cell division protein FtsE produces the protein MIQMNEVYKKYPNGIMAANGFDVKIQSGEFVYVVGPSGAGKSTFIKMMYREEKPTKGTIMVNGIDIAKLKRKRVPYLRRNIGVVFQDFKLLNKLSVYENIAFALEVIEEQPKVIRQRVMEVLDLVGLKHKARMMPDELSGGEQQRVSIARSIVNSPKVVIADEPTGNLDPETSWEIMNLFEEINSRGTTIIMATHNREIVNTIRHRVIAIENGVIVRDEQRGDYGYES, from the coding sequence ATGATACAAATGAATGAAGTATACAAAAAGTACCCGAATGGTATCATGGCTGCAAACGGTTTTGATGTGAAGATTCAGTCCGGAGAGTTCGTCTATGTTGTCGGACCGAGTGGAGCTGGTAAGTCTACATTTATCAAAATGATGTACCGTGAAGAAAAGCCGACGAAAGGTACGATTATGGTAAACGGGATCGATATTGCGAAACTTAAGCGCAAGCGTGTGCCTTATTTACGCAGAAATATCGGAGTAGTTTTCCAGGATTTTAAACTCCTGAATAAGCTTTCCGTTTATGAAAATATAGCTTTTGCTTTAGAAGTTATCGAGGAACAGCCAAAGGTGATCAGACAGAGAGTTATGGAAGTTTTAGATCTTGTAGGATTGAAGCACAAAGCCCGCATGATGCCCGATGAGCTTTCCGGAGGGGAACAGCAACGAGTTTCTATCGCACGTTCAATCGTTAATTCACCAAAAGTGGTGATCGCCGATGAGCCGACAGGAAACCTTGATCCGGAGACTTCATGGGAAATTATGAACTTGTTTGAAGAAATTAATTCACGCGGCACTACAATTATTATGGCTACGCATAACCGTGAAATAGTTAACACGATCCGCCACCGTGTCATTGCCATTGAAAATGGTGTAATTGTCCGTGACGAACAGCGGGGGGATTACGGTTATGAAAGCTAG
- a CDS encoding excinuclease ABC subunit B — MVQEFDLKSKYQPAGDQPAAIKKLVEGVEKQKRHQTLLGATGTGKTFTVSNVVQEVKRPTLVIAHNKTLAGQLYSEFKEFFPDNAVEYFVSYYDYYQPEAYVPQTDTFIEKDASINDEIDKLRHSATSSLFERDDVIIISSVSCIYGLGSPEEYKELVVSLRVGMEIERNQLLRRLVDIQYERNDIAFTRGTFRVRGDVVEIFPAKNDEHCIRVEFFGDEIDRIRMVDALTGEILGDRDHVAVFPASHFVTREEKMRVAIENIEKELEEQLKILKEEDKLLEAQRLEQRTRYDLEMMREMGFCSGIENYSRHLTLREAGATPYTLLDYFPDDFLLVIDESHVTLPQIRGMYNGDQARKKVLVDHGFRLPSAMDNRPLKFEEFEKHVHNAIYVSATPGPYEIDHTDEMVEQIIRPTGLLDPTVEIRPSEGQIDDLLGEIQDRIAKNERTLITTLTKKMSEDLTDYLKEIGIKVQYLHSEVKTLERIEIIRDLRIGKYDVLIGINLLREGLDIPEVSLITILDADKEGFLRSDRSLIQTIGRAARNSNGHVILYADKVTDSMQRAMDETARRREKQIAYNEEHGITPVTINKEIRDVIRATHAVEEAEEYVSPAEQMKNLSKKERAKVIESMEIEMKEAARALDFEKAAELRDLVLELKAEG, encoded by the coding sequence ATGGTGCAGGAATTTGATTTGAAGTCAAAATATCAGCCGGCGGGGGATCAGCCTGCTGCAATTAAGAAGCTTGTAGAAGGTGTGGAGAAGCAGAAGCGGCATCAGACTTTGCTTGGTGCGACTGGTACGGGGAAGACCTTTACGGTTTCGAACGTTGTACAGGAAGTAAAGCGCCCAACGCTGGTCATTGCCCATAACAAAACGCTTGCCGGACAGCTTTACAGTGAGTTTAAAGAGTTTTTTCCGGACAATGCTGTAGAATATTTTGTCAGCTATTATGATTATTATCAGCCTGAAGCCTATGTGCCTCAGACAGATACATTTATAGAAAAAGACGCAAGTATCAATGATGAAATTGATAAGCTGCGTCACTCAGCGACATCTTCCCTGTTTGAGCGTGATGATGTCATTATTATCTCGTCTGTTTCATGTATTTACGGGCTGGGTTCTCCTGAAGAATATAAAGAGCTTGTTGTTTCACTCCGTGTCGGGATGGAAATTGAGCGAAATCAGCTGCTCAGAAGGCTCGTTGATATCCAGTATGAACGCAACGATATAGCTTTTACGCGCGGAACATTCCGTGTTAGAGGTGATGTGGTTGAAATTTTCCCTGCTAAAAACGATGAGCACTGTATTCGCGTTGAGTTTTTTGGTGATGAGATTGACCGGATCAGAATGGTAGATGCGCTGACAGGCGAAATCCTTGGTGATCGCGATCATGTGGCAGTATTTCCGGCATCCCACTTCGTAACCCGTGAAGAAAAGATGCGCGTAGCGATTGAAAACATTGAAAAGGAGCTTGAAGAACAGCTGAAAATTTTAAAAGAGGAAGATAAGCTGCTTGAAGCGCAGCGCCTCGAACAGCGAACGCGCTATGATCTTGAAATGATGAGAGAAATGGGCTTTTGCTCCGGGATTGAGAACTATTCAAGACATCTGACGCTGCGTGAAGCAGGTGCGACACCTTATACGCTCCTTGATTATTTCCCGGATGATTTTCTACTAGTCATTGATGAATCTCACGTGACGCTTCCCCAGATTCGCGGAATGTATAACGGAGACCAGGCACGTAAAAAAGTGCTTGTGGATCACGGATTCCGTCTGCCGTCAGCGATGGATAACCGCCCATTAAAATTTGAGGAATTCGAAAAGCACGTGCATAATGCCATTTATGTATCAGCGACGCCGGGTCCATATGAAATAGATCATACAGATGAAATGGTTGAACAGATCATTCGTCCGACAGGGCTGCTTGATCCAACCGTTGAAATCCGTCCGAGTGAAGGTCAGATTGATGACCTGCTTGGTGAAATTCAGGATCGAATTGCGAAAAATGAGCGGACGCTGATCACAACTTTAACGAAGAAAATGTCAGAGGATCTGACAGATTATCTGAAAGAAATCGGCATTAAGGTTCAATACCTTCATTCAGAAGTAAAGACGCTTGAGCGGATTGAGATTATTAGAGACCTCCGGATTGGTAAATATGACGTCTTGATCGGGATCAACCTTTTACGGGAAGGGCTTGATATTCCGGAAGTATCGCTTATTACGATTCTGGATGCAGATAAAGAGGGCTTCCTGCGTTCTGACCGTTCACTCATTCAGACGATTGGTCGTGCTGCACGTAACTCAAATGGACACGTTATTTTATATGCAGATAAAGTAACTGATTCCATGCAGCGTGCGATGGATGAGACAGCGAGAAGACGTGAAAAGCAGATTGCTTATAATGAAGAACACGGTATTACGCCGGTTACAATCAATAAAGAAATCCGTGATGTAATCCGTGCGACACATGCGGTTGAAGAAGCGGAAGAATACGTATCACCTGCTGAGCAGATGAAGAATCTGTCTAAGAAAGAACGTGCGAAAGTCATTGAGTCTATGGAAATTGAAATGAAGGAAGCAGCACGTGCGCTTGACTTTGAAAAAGCGGCGGAGCTTCGTGACCTCGTTTTAGAACTGAAAGCGGAAGGATGA